TGCCATCGAGCAATCGTTCGAACTGGCAGAGCAGATCAACGACTCGTACGACGAGTTCGCGCGCGAGACGCTCAACGCGACCGAGCACCGGTTTCAGATCGAGTTCGAGAAATTGTACCGACGCTTCTTCCAGGCGGGCCGGAAGAAGCGATACGCCGGACACATCATCTGGAAAGAGGGCAAAGACGTAGACGACATCGAGATCACAGGGTTCGAATACAAGCGTTCTGACATTGCGCCAGTCACAAAGGAAGTCCAGCGGCGGGTCATCGAACTCATCGTCACGAGCGAAGGCGAGGAGTACCGCGATGAGGTGACGGAGTACGTCCACGATGTCATCCAGCAGTTCCAAAATGGCGAGATTAGTGTCGAAGAGATCGGAATCCCCGGTGGAATCGGGAAGCGACTCGATAACTACGACACTGATACCGCACACGTCCGTGGTGCGAAGTACGCGAACGCAGTGCTCGGAACGAACTTCATGCGCGGATCGAAGCCGAAACGACTGTACTTAGACCGGGTTCATCCCGACTTCTTCCAGCGTATCGAGGGCAACGAGGGGATCAGTGCCAACGGCTCCGGAGACCAAGCGTACAACGAGTTCAAACGCAATCAGGACGTTATCTGCATCGAGTTCGCCGATCAGCTACACGATGAATTCCGTGTCGACTGGGACAAAATGCTCGACCGAACGCTCAGAGGACCCATTGAGCGCGTTCTCGAAGCTATCGGCATCTCGTGGGACGAAGTCAAAACCGGACACCAACAGATGGGACTGGGCGACTTTTGAAACCGAACTGAACACGAGATTCTCAGAGCATCACGTGAATATACACCACCCCCTAAGCCCCTATAAAACTACAGTAAACATGCGATAGGTTGCGTTTTCTTTTCTACTCGGGAAATTTTGTTTCCATAATCCAAATTCGATCACCAACGATACGAAAACATTATACGCGAGACGAGCCGAGCAACAGGTGACAAGGTACACCTATCATGGCACGATTAGAGATACGGAACCTTCATGCGAAGGTAAACGAAGATGGCGGTGAGACGATTCTAAACGGTGTCGACCTCGAAGTGTTGTCCGGTGAAATCCACGCACTGATGGGACCGAACGGCAGTGGGAAATCAACGATGGCGAAGGTCATCGCTGGTCATCCCGCATACGAGGTCACCGACGGCGAAGTGCTCATTCACCTCGACGAGAATGAGTTCGGAAACGGTGAGATTCCCGAAGACAATCGAACGTGGAATCTCCTCGAAATGGAGCCGAACGAACGAGCTGCCCTCGGTGTCTTCCTCGGATTCCAGTACCCATCTGAGATCGAGGGCGTCACGATGGTGAACTTCCTCAGAACGGCCCTGAACGCGAAAATCGAAGAGCGCGAAGAGCTGTTCGAGGAGGGCGAGAGCGAAGAAGAAGGAGAAGAAGAAGCCGGATACGATACCAGCCCGATGGAGGGCCCTGCGGACGATGGTGACGTTGGTGTCGCAGAGTTTCAGCAGCTCCTCAAAGAGAAGATGGAGCAACTGGACATGGACGAGAAGTTCGCACAGCGATACCTCAATGCGGGCTTCTCGGGCGGTGAGAAAAAGCAAAACGAAGTGCTGCAAGCGGCCGTTCTCGAACCGTCCGTTGCAGTGCTCGATGAGATCGATTCCGGCCTCGACATCGATCGGCTTCAAGATGTCTCGGCAGGGATCAACGCGCTGCGCGACGAACAGGGCGCTGGCGTATTGCAAATCACGCACTACCAGCGAATTCTCGACTACGTCGAGCCCGACCACGTCCACATCATGCTCGACGGTGAGGTCGTCATGAGTGACGGCCCCGAACTCGCCGTCAAGCTGGAAGACAAGGGTTACGACTGGGTCCGAGAAGACGTTTACGAGACAGCCTGATAAAGCCAGAGTTCCAAACCATACTTACAATGAGTTCAGAACAAGATCATCTTCAAGAGACCGACACGGAGGCTCGCTTCGAGTTCAAGAAGGAGCAGCGCTCGGCGTTTCAGACCGAGAAAGGTCTCACGGAGGAGACAATCCGTCTCATCTCCGATGACAAAGACGAACCTGACTGGATGCGTGACCGCCGTCTGCGTGCGCTCCGTCAGTTCCACGAAATGCCGATGCCGACCGACTGGCCCGGTCAGCCAGATTTGAGCGAGGTCGACATCGACGAGATTGTCCCGTACATCCGTCCCGACATCGATACCCGGGGCGGTGTCGACGATTGGGAAGACCTCCCCGAAGAGATTCAGGACACGTTCGATAAGCTCGGCATCCCAGAGGCAGAGAAAAACGCCCTCTCGGGTGTCGGAGCCCAGTACGAGTCCGAGATCGTCTACCAGAACATGCAAGAACAGTGGGAGGAGAAGGGTGTCATCTTCTGTGACATGGACAAGGCCGTCCAAGAGCACCCAGACATCGTTGAAGAGTACTTCATGACGAAGTGCGTGCCGCCAAGCGACAACAAGTTCGCGGCGCTTCACGGTGCAGTCTGGTCCGGTGGCTCGTTCGTCTACGTCCCCGAGGGCGTCACTGTCGAAATGCCCGTTCAGGCGTACTTCCGCATGAACAGCGAGGGAATGGGCCAGTTCGAGCACACGCTCATCATCGCAGAAGAGAACAGTGAAGTGCACTACATCGAGGGATGTTCTGCACCCAAGTACAGCCGCTTCAATCTCCACTCGGGCGGCGTCGAAGTCTTCGTCAAGGAGGGAGCACACGTCCAGTATTCCACTGTGCAAAACTGGTCGAAAAACACGTACAACCTCAACACGAAGCGAGCAATCGCCGAGAAGGACGCGACGATGGAATGGGTGTCCGGAAGTATGGGATCGAAGGCGACGATGCTCTACCCGTCGACGATCCTGAAAGGACCCGGAGCGACGGACAACCACATCACCATCGCGTTCGCTGGTGAAGGTCAGAACATCGACACCGGGGCGAAGGTGTACCACAACGCGCCGAACACGAAATCGACGATCGAGTCCAAATCCATCTCGAAGGACGGTGGCCGGACCAACTACCGAGGACTCGTCCACATCGCCGATGGCGCAGAAGGTTCGAGCACCGCTGTCGAGTGTGATGCGCTGATGTTCGACAACGAGTCCACCTCGGATACGATGCCGTACATGGAAATCGAGGAGTCGAAGGTAGACGTTGCACACGAAGCCACGGTCGGGAAAATCGGTGACGAGGACATCTTCTACCTCCAATCACGGGGACTGGACGACGACGACGCAAAGCAGATGATCGTCGCCGGATTCATCGAGCCGATCACCGAGGAACTGCCAATCGAGTATGCGGTCGAGTTGAACCGCCTCATCGAACTCGAAATGGAAGGGAGCCTCGGGTAGACGCACAATACAATGAGTACACAGGTACACGCACATCCTACGGAAAAGCAGGTACGGTCGATTAGCGAGGAACTCGGTGAACCGGAGTGGATGCTCGAGATTCGTCTCGAAGCACTCTCCGAACTCTCCGAGCTTGCGTTCCCCGATGTCATCAAGACACCGGGGCGTACGTGGACAGATCTCTCAGAGCTCGATTTCGAGTCACTCGTCGATCCGTTGGGCGCAACTGAGCAAAAAGACCGGATCGGACCCAACAACGTCGAGGTGCTGTCGTTTGCCGAGGCGATAGACGAGCACGAAACGCTCGTGCGCGAGCACTTCGGGAGCATCATCGATCCCCAAACGAACTATCTGACGGCGCTCTCGACGGCGCTCTTCACGACAGGAACGGTTGTCTACGTCCCAGACGGCGTTGATGCCGAGGACGTGACGATCCGAACGACGATGGATTCTCAGTCGCTGTTCAACTACACGCTCATCATCGCCGAAGAGTCCTCGTCGGTAACGATCCTCGAACGACAAGAAACCGGGAGTGACACGGAAACGACGGACGACACTTCCAGCGAGCGTTACTACAGCGGTATCGTCGAGCTCGCTGCTGGCGAGAACAGCTACGTTCAGTACGGATCGCTTCAGGATCTCTCTGAAGAGACGTACAACTACCAGCTGAAATGCGCGAGCACGGACACCTACGCGACTGCCAACTGGATCGACTGCAATATTGGGTCGCGGTTGACGAAGACGAGCGTCGAGACGGATCTCGACGGCGATTCTTCAGAGACGAAGATCGTCGGAGCGTTCTACGGTCACGATGACCAACACTTCGACGTTGACGCTCGTGTCTGGCACAACGACGAACAAACCACTGCGGATCTCGTTACCCGCGGCGTCATCGACGATCACGCTCGCTCGGTCTACGAAGGCGTCCAGAACGTCGGGCGCGATGCATGGAGCACAAGCTCCTACCAGCGCGAGAACACGCTGATGCTCTCTGATGAGAGCGAAGCCGACGCCTCTCCGAAGCTCATCATCAACAACCACGACACGGAGGCGAGCCACTCCGCGACAGTCGGACAGGTCGACGCCGAGGACCTGTTCTATATGACCTCTCGCGGAGTCGCCGAGCATCTGGCAAAGAACATGCTCGTCGAGGGCTTTTTCGTCCCCGTCTTAGAGGAAATCGAAGTTGACGAACTGCGTGAAGACGTGAGCGGACGAATCCGAGACCGTCTGCGAGCGCGGATGTAGCTGGAACCGGCACACCAACTCACGGAGACAGAGCGGACGAAGAACAGAGGACGGAGACCGAAGAAAGAGGGAACAACTTAACTTTCAGCATCTCCGATGCGGAGTATGAACGTAAACGCATCGCTGTCTGAACACTATCATATTATTCGACATGAGTGTCACGCGCGCCGTTGGGTCTGATCACCAACTTGCCCGGCTCTTGCAGATCGGGATGGTTCTCGAAGAGGTCGTTGAGGCGCGGGCGTACAAGCACGCGCAGGCGATGGACTCCGAACTCGAAGAGGATATCCTCGCATTGCTCGAACACGCTGCTGAGGAATCCGCGAACCACCGCACCGAGCTAGAGGCGTTGGTTGATGAACTCGAAGCTGATCCTGTGCCGTTCGACCAGATAGAGACGCTCGTCGAAGCCCGCTATGGCAAGACGAAACCAGAAGATTTTGACGGCATACTGTACGATCAGCTCTGCAACGAGGAGACAGCCTACAAGTTCTACGACGATGTGATCACGGCCATTGAGGCCTCTGATACGTCGTTTGGAATCGATCGCCAACGACTGATTACTGTACTCAGTCGTATCCGTGAAGAGGAAGCCGAGGGTGTCGAAGAAGTGACCACACTGATGGAGGACCGATAATGAATACGTCCGACCAGTACCTGAAAGCGATCTATCTTGTC
The nucleotide sequence above comes from Halocatena marina. Encoded proteins:
- a CDS encoding ABC transporter ATP-binding protein is translated as MARLEIRNLHAKVNEDGGETILNGVDLEVLSGEIHALMGPNGSGKSTMAKVIAGHPAYEVTDGEVLIHLDENEFGNGEIPEDNRTWNLLEMEPNERAALGVFLGFQYPSEIEGVTMVNFLRTALNAKIEEREELFEEGESEEEGEEEAGYDTSPMEGPADDGDVGVAEFQQLLKEKMEQLDMDEKFAQRYLNAGFSGGEKKQNEVLQAAVLEPSVAVLDEIDSGLDIDRLQDVSAGINALRDEQGAGVLQITHYQRILDYVEPDHVHIMLDGEVVMSDGPELAVKLEDKGYDWVREDVYETA
- the sufB gene encoding Fe-S cluster assembly protein SufB, which translates into the protein MSSEQDHLQETDTEARFEFKKEQRSAFQTEKGLTEETIRLISDDKDEPDWMRDRRLRALRQFHEMPMPTDWPGQPDLSEVDIDEIVPYIRPDIDTRGGVDDWEDLPEEIQDTFDKLGIPEAEKNALSGVGAQYESEIVYQNMQEQWEEKGVIFCDMDKAVQEHPDIVEEYFMTKCVPPSDNKFAALHGAVWSGGSFVYVPEGVTVEMPVQAYFRMNSEGMGQFEHTLIIAEENSEVHYIEGCSAPKYSRFNLHSGGVEVFVKEGAHVQYSTVQNWSKNTYNLNTKRAIAEKDATMEWVSGSMGSKATMLYPSTILKGPGATDNHITIAFAGEGQNIDTGAKVYHNAPNTKSTIESKSISKDGGRTNYRGLVHIADGAEGSSTAVECDALMFDNESTSDTMPYMEIEESKVDVAHEATVGKIGDEDIFYLQSRGLDDDDAKQMIVAGFIEPITEELPIEYAVELNRLIELEMEGSLG
- the sufD gene encoding Fe-S cluster assembly protein SufD encodes the protein MSTQVHAHPTEKQVRSISEELGEPEWMLEIRLEALSELSELAFPDVIKTPGRTWTDLSELDFESLVDPLGATEQKDRIGPNNVEVLSFAEAIDEHETLVREHFGSIIDPQTNYLTALSTALFTTGTVVYVPDGVDAEDVTIRTTMDSQSLFNYTLIIAEESSSVTILERQETGSDTETTDDTSSERYYSGIVELAAGENSYVQYGSLQDLSEETYNYQLKCASTDTYATANWIDCNIGSRLTKTSVETDLDGDSSETKIVGAFYGHDDQHFDVDARVWHNDEQTTADLVTRGVIDDHARSVYEGVQNVGRDAWSTSSYQRENTLMLSDESEADASPKLIINNHDTEASHSATVGQVDAEDLFYMTSRGVAEHLAKNMLVEGFFVPVLEEIEVDELREDVSGRIRDRLRARM
- a CDS encoding ferritin-like domain-containing protein, which codes for MSVTRAVGSDHQLARLLQIGMVLEEVVEARAYKHAQAMDSELEEDILALLEHAAEESANHRTELEALVDELEADPVPFDQIETLVEARYGKTKPEDFDGILYDQLCNEETAYKFYDDVITAIEASDTSFGIDRQRLITVLSRIREEEAEGVEEVTTLMEDR